In Arthrobacter sp. CDRTa11, one DNA window encodes the following:
- a CDS encoding sarcosine oxidase subunit beta family protein — MMADLLPEHPDFLWRNPEPKSSYDAVIVGGGGHGLATAYFLAKNHGMTNIAVLEKGWLAGGNMARNTTIIRSNYLWDESAAIYEHALKLWEILPEELEYDFLFSQRGVMNLAHTLGDVRESMRRVGANKLNGVDAEWLDPQQVKELCPILNISDNIRYPVMGATYQPRAGIAKHDHVAWAFARKCDELGVDIIQNCEVTGFIKDGNRVTGVKTNQGTINTEKVGLCAAGHSSVLAEMAGFRLPIQSHPLQALVSELHEPVHPTVVMSNHVHVYVSQAHKGELVMGAGVDSYNGYGQRGSFHVIEHQMAAAVELFPIFARAHVLRTWGGIVDTTLDASPIVGTTPVDNMFVNCGWGTGGFKGTPAAGLTFAHTIATGTPHHLNKPFALERFETGALIDEHGAAAVAH; from the coding sequence ATGATGGCCGATTTGCTTCCGGAGCACCCCGATTTCCTCTGGCGGAACCCCGAGCCCAAATCTTCCTACGATGCCGTGATCGTTGGCGGCGGCGGACACGGGCTGGCCACCGCCTACTTCCTGGCCAAGAACCACGGCATGACCAACATCGCTGTCCTCGAAAAGGGATGGCTGGCCGGCGGCAACATGGCCCGGAACACCACCATCATCCGTTCCAACTACCTCTGGGACGAGAGCGCGGCCATCTACGAGCACGCCCTCAAACTCTGGGAAATCCTGCCGGAGGAACTCGAATACGACTTCCTGTTCAGCCAGCGCGGCGTCATGAACCTCGCCCACACCCTGGGTGACGTCCGTGAAAGCATGCGGCGGGTGGGCGCCAACAAGCTCAACGGCGTGGACGCCGAGTGGCTGGACCCGCAGCAGGTCAAGGAACTCTGCCCCATCCTGAACATCAGCGATAACATCCGCTACCCCGTCATGGGCGCCACTTACCAGCCCCGGGCAGGCATCGCCAAGCACGACCACGTGGCCTGGGCCTTCGCCCGCAAGTGCGACGAACTGGGCGTAGACATCATCCAGAACTGCGAAGTCACCGGCTTCATCAAGGACGGCAACCGCGTCACCGGCGTCAAGACCAACCAAGGCACCATCAATACGGAAAAGGTGGGCCTGTGCGCCGCCGGGCACAGCTCGGTCCTGGCCGAGATGGCAGGCTTCCGGCTTCCTATCCAGTCCCACCCACTGCAGGCGCTGGTCTCCGAACTGCACGAACCGGTGCACCCCACCGTGGTGATGTCCAACCACGTGCACGTCTACGTTTCCCAGGCACACAAGGGCGAACTGGTGATGGGCGCCGGCGTGGACTCCTACAACGGCTACGGCCAGCGCGGGTCCTTCCATGTGATCGAGCACCAGATGGCTGCCGCCGTCGAGCTTTTCCCGATCTTTGCCCGGGCGCATGTGCTCCGGACCTGGGGCGGCATCGTTGACACCACACTGGATGCTTCCCCGATCGTGGGAACCACTCCGGTGGACAACATGTTCGTGAACTGCGGCTGGGGCACCGGCGGCTTCAAGGGCACCCCTGCCGCGGGCCTCACCTTTGCCCACACCATCGCCACGGGAACGCCGCACCACCTGAACAAGCCGTTTGCGCTGGAGCGGTTCGAAACCGGCGCCCTGATCGATGAACACGGCGCAGCCGCCGTGGCCCACTAG
- a CDS encoding sarcosine oxidase subunit delta — protein sequence MLLISCPNCGSRDETEFHYGGQAHVAYPENPNELNDREWAEFLFYRDNTKGAFAERWLHSTGCRQWFNMLRDTVTYEIQAVYPMGTPRPDKAAPAPAASESGTASTAPDSTTTGSAGPSIAATSIATSTAPPSTTAPEGATK from the coding sequence ATGCTCCTCATTTCATGCCCCAACTGCGGCTCCCGCGACGAGACCGAGTTCCACTACGGCGGCCAGGCCCACGTGGCCTACCCGGAAAACCCGAACGAACTGAACGACCGCGAATGGGCCGAGTTCCTGTTCTACCGGGACAACACCAAGGGCGCCTTCGCCGAACGCTGGCTCCACAGCACCGGCTGCCGCCAGTGGTTCAACATGCTCCGCGACACGGTCACCTACGAAATCCAGGCGGTCTATCCAATGGGCACGCCCCGTCCGGACAAAGCCGCCCCGGCCCCGGCAGCCAGCGAATCCGGTACCGCCAGTACGGCCCCGGACAGCACCACCACAGGTAGTGCCGGGCCGAGCATCGCTGCAACCAGCATTGCCACAAGCACAGCACCCCCCAGCACCACCGCCCCGGAAGGAGCAACCAAGTGA
- a CDS encoding sarcosine oxidase subunit alpha family protein — protein sequence MTSQNARLAAGGRIDRTISWRFTVDGEEFTGHPGDTLASALLANGRIAVGNSLYEDRPRGIMSAGVEESNALVKVAPRFPGHVAESMLPATAVTLVDGLKAELLNGLGKLDPEEDRAEYDKKYVHTDVLVIGGGPAGLAAAREAVRTGARVMLLDDQPELGGSLLSGSTAAGLAETIEGKPALEWVADVEAELVSGAESTVLNRTTAFGAYDANYVIAVQNRTDHLSTPAASGVSRQRIWHIRASQVVLAPGAHERPLVFENNDRPGIMLASAVRSYLNRYAIAVGQRVVISTTNDSAYALAADLRAAGVRIAAVVDARTQLTAVAAAAVEAGTRVLIGSAVANTSASADGRLDGVTVRSINDDGELTSGVEEIDCDLLAVSGGWSPLVHLHSQRQGKLRWDDDLAAFVPSTVVPNQQTIGSGRGSFELADCLTEGISGGAMAAIAAGFESTVEPSPIAEPKASAPTRQLWLVPGENGTPDDWHHHFVDFQRDQSVADVLRSTGAGMRSVEHIKRYTSISTANDQGKTSGVNAIGVIAAALRQAGEASRGIGDIGTTTYRAPFTPVAFAALAGRQRGELFDPARVTSIHPWHVDKGALFEDVGQWKRPWYYPQGGEDMDEAVLRECAAVRESVGFMDATTLGKIEIRGKDAGEFLNRIYTNAFKKLAPGSARYGVMCQADGMIFDDGVTLRLDEDRFFMTTTTGGAAKVLDWLEEWLQTEWPELDVHCTSVTEQWSTIAVVGPKSRAVLAKVAPELAANGGLEAEAFPFMTFRETTLASGVSARVCRISFSGELAYEINVPAWYGLNTWEAVAAAGAEFNITPYGTETMHVLRAEKGYPIVGQDTDGTVTPQDAGMEWIVSKAKDFIGKRSYARADARREDRKHLVSVLPVDGTIRLPEGTQLVEKGIPVTQAYGPVPMQGFVTSSYQSAALGRSFALALVKNGRNRIGETLVAAAGNQLVDVVVAETVLFDPEGTRKDG from the coding sequence GTGACTTCCCAGAACGCCCGCCTCGCCGCCGGCGGACGCATTGACCGCACCATCTCCTGGCGTTTCACCGTGGACGGCGAAGAATTCACCGGCCACCCCGGTGACACGCTGGCTTCGGCCCTGCTCGCCAACGGCCGGATCGCCGTCGGCAACTCGCTCTACGAAGACCGGCCCCGCGGCATCATGTCCGCGGGTGTGGAGGAATCCAACGCTCTGGTCAAGGTGGCTCCCCGGTTCCCCGGCCACGTCGCTGAGTCCATGCTCCCCGCCACCGCTGTCACCCTGGTGGACGGCCTCAAGGCGGAACTCCTCAACGGCCTTGGCAAGCTGGATCCGGAAGAGGACCGGGCCGAGTACGACAAGAAGTACGTCCACACCGACGTCCTGGTGATCGGCGGCGGGCCTGCCGGCCTGGCCGCTGCCCGTGAAGCTGTCCGCACCGGCGCCCGCGTGATGCTGCTCGACGACCAGCCCGAACTGGGCGGCTCCCTGCTGTCCGGTTCCACCGCAGCCGGACTGGCCGAGACCATTGAAGGCAAGCCCGCGCTCGAATGGGTGGCAGACGTCGAAGCCGAGCTCGTCTCCGGCGCCGAATCCACCGTCCTGAACCGCACCACCGCCTTCGGCGCCTACGACGCCAACTATGTGATCGCCGTCCAGAACCGCACCGACCACCTGTCCACACCGGCCGCCTCCGGTGTGTCCCGGCAGAGGATCTGGCACATCCGCGCCAGCCAGGTGGTGCTGGCCCCCGGCGCCCACGAGCGCCCGCTGGTGTTCGAGAACAATGACCGCCCCGGCATCATGCTCGCCTCGGCCGTCCGCAGCTACCTCAACCGCTACGCGATAGCAGTCGGGCAGCGCGTGGTCATCAGCACCACCAACGACAGCGCCTACGCCCTGGCCGCTGACCTGCGCGCCGCCGGCGTCAGGATCGCCGCCGTCGTGGACGCCCGCACCCAGCTGACAGCGGTGGCTGCTGCCGCCGTCGAAGCCGGCACGCGCGTGCTGATTGGCAGCGCGGTGGCCAACACGTCCGCTTCTGCCGATGGCCGGCTGGACGGCGTTACCGTTCGAAGCATCAACGACGACGGCGAACTCACCTCCGGTGTCGAAGAGATCGACTGCGACCTGCTGGCCGTGTCCGGCGGCTGGAGCCCGCTGGTGCACCTCCACTCCCAGCGGCAGGGCAAGCTGCGCTGGGACGATGACCTGGCAGCTTTCGTGCCCAGCACCGTCGTCCCGAACCAGCAGACCATCGGCTCCGGCCGCGGCAGCTTCGAACTCGCCGACTGCCTCACCGAGGGCATCTCGGGCGGTGCGATGGCCGCCATTGCCGCCGGCTTCGAATCTACCGTCGAGCCTTCTCCGATCGCCGAGCCGAAGGCCTCAGCCCCCACCCGCCAGCTGTGGCTGGTTCCGGGGGAGAACGGCACTCCGGATGACTGGCACCACCACTTCGTGGACTTCCAGCGGGACCAGAGCGTCGCAGACGTCCTGCGCTCCACCGGCGCCGGCATGCGGTCCGTGGAGCACATCAAGCGCTACACCTCCATCAGCACGGCAAATGACCAGGGCAAGACCTCCGGCGTCAACGCGATCGGCGTTATTGCCGCGGCACTGCGCCAGGCAGGCGAAGCCTCGCGGGGCATCGGCGACATCGGCACCACCACGTACCGGGCACCGTTTACCCCCGTGGCGTTCGCGGCCCTCGCAGGACGCCAGCGCGGCGAACTGTTCGACCCCGCCCGCGTCACCTCCATCCACCCGTGGCACGTAGACAAGGGCGCCCTGTTCGAGGACGTCGGACAGTGGAAGCGTCCCTGGTACTACCCGCAGGGCGGCGAGGACATGGATGAGGCTGTGCTGCGTGAATGCGCCGCCGTCCGCGAATCCGTTGGCTTTATGGACGCCACCACGCTCGGCAAGATCGAAATCCGTGGCAAGGATGCAGGCGAGTTCCTCAACCGGATCTACACCAACGCCTTCAAGAAGCTCGCGCCCGGTTCCGCACGCTACGGCGTGATGTGCCAGGCAGACGGCATGATCTTCGACGACGGCGTGACCCTGCGCCTGGACGAGGACCGCTTCTTTATGACCACCACCACCGGCGGCGCCGCCAAGGTGCTGGACTGGCTGGAGGAATGGCTGCAGACCGAGTGGCCGGAACTGGACGTGCACTGCACCTCGGTGACCGAACAGTGGAGCACCATTGCCGTCGTCGGACCCAAGTCCCGCGCGGTCCTGGCGAAGGTGGCACCGGAGCTCGCCGCCAACGGTGGACTGGAAGCAGAAGCCTTCCCGTTCATGACCTTCCGCGAAACCACGCTGGCCTCCGGCGTCAGCGCCCGGGTCTGCCGGATCTCGTTCTCCGGTGAGCTGGCCTACGAGATCAACGTACCGGCCTGGTACGGGCTGAACACCTGGGAAGCCGTGGCCGCGGCGGGCGCCGAGTTCAACATCACCCCCTACGGCACCGAGACCATGCACGTGCTCCGCGCCGAAAAGGGCTACCCGATCGTTGGCCAGGACACGGACGGCACCGTCACCCCGCAGGATGCCGGGATGGAATGGATCGTCTCCAAAGCCAAGGACTTTATCGGCAAGCGCTCCTACGCCCGTGCCGACGCCCGGCGCGAGGACCGCAAGCACCTGGTCAGCGTGCTGCCCGTTGACGGCACCATCCGGTTGCCGGAAGGCACCCAGCTGGTGGAAAAGGGCATCCCGGTGACGCAGGCCTACGGCCCCGTGCCCATGCAGGGATTTGTCACCTCCAGCTACCAGAGCGCGGCCCTGGGCAGGTCCTTCGCCCTGGCACTGGTCAAGAACGGCCGCAACCGGATCGGCGAGACGCTGGTGGCCGCCGCCGGCAACCAGCTCGTTGACGTTGTTGTCGCAGAAACCGTACTTTTTGACCCTGAAGGGACCCGTAAAGATGGCTGA
- a CDS encoding sarcosine oxidase subunit gamma has product MAETAAPKTSHETNLALRTSPAAVLRTAFETGSVLGIVELSEITFLTMVGLRASRDSEAGQRIASVTGGLPETCGAVSGTGDTSVLWLGPEEFLVVAPVDAHESLGGDLIQALKEALGDGEGQVLDLSANRTTFELTGPRARAVLEKGCALDLHPRGFKAGTALSTEIGNIPAILWKTGDESYRIFPRASFAEFLGRWLLDGMREYASPEVP; this is encoded by the coding sequence ATGGCTGAAACAGCAGCACCCAAAACCTCGCACGAGACGAACCTGGCCCTGCGAACCAGCCCGGCCGCAGTGCTTCGGACAGCCTTTGAAACCGGCTCCGTCCTCGGCATTGTGGAACTGAGCGAAATCACCTTCCTGACCATGGTGGGCCTCCGGGCTAGCCGGGACAGCGAGGCCGGGCAGCGGATCGCGTCAGTCACCGGCGGCTTGCCCGAAACATGCGGGGCCGTGAGCGGAACCGGCGACACCTCCGTGCTCTGGCTCGGACCCGAGGAATTCCTGGTGGTGGCACCAGTGGACGCCCACGAGTCGCTCGGCGGTGACCTCATCCAGGCACTGAAGGAAGCCCTCGGCGACGGCGAAGGCCAGGTGCTGGACCTGTCCGCCAACCGCACCACCTTCGAACTCACCGGCCCGCGGGCCCGGGCAGTCTTGGAAAAGGGCTGCGCCCTGGACCTGCACCCCCGCGGGTTCAAGGCCGGCACGGCGCTGTCCACGGAGATCGGCAACATCCCCGCGATCCTGTGGAAGACAGGCGACGAGAGCTACCGGATCTTCCCCCGTGCCTCGTTCGCCGAGTTCCTGGGCCGCTGGCTCCTCGACGGCATGCGGGAGTACGCGTCCCCTGAGGTTCCCTAA
- a CDS encoding L-serine ammonia-lyase, whose amino-acid sequence MALSVLDLFSVGIGPSSSHTVGPMRAAKLFADGLKDDGHLSSTKRVQAELYGSLGATGRGHGSDKAVVLGFKGLDPETVDTSTADDQVAAAALDAELWVGGDHRVDFNWDEDVVLHRRKSLPAHPNGMTFRALDHSGAVLSERSFYSIGGGFVVDGDADAGDRVVADTTVLPYPFTTADQLLEICSREGMSISDVMLANELTWRSEAELREKLLALWAVMRQCVDNGCAAEGILPGGLNVRRRAPSLFKTLTADTGVTDPLRAMEWVNLFALAVNEENAAGGRIVTAPTNGAAGIVPAVLHYYEKFVPGANDDGVVRFLLAAAAVGILFKINASISGAEVGCQGEVGSACSMAAAGLCEVLGGSPAQVENAAEVGIEHNLGLTCDPVGGLVQIPCIERNAIASVKAINAARLALHGDGSHKVSLDKAIKTMRETGADMKDKYKETSRGGLAVNVIEC is encoded by the coding sequence ATGGCGCTCAGCGTCCTTGACCTGTTTTCCGTTGGCATCGGGCCGTCGTCCTCACATACGGTCGGCCCGATGCGGGCAGCGAAGCTGTTCGCCGACGGGCTCAAAGACGACGGACACCTGAGCTCCACCAAACGCGTGCAGGCCGAACTGTACGGCTCCCTCGGGGCCACCGGGCGGGGCCACGGCTCGGACAAGGCCGTGGTCCTGGGCTTCAAGGGGCTGGATCCGGAAACCGTGGACACCTCCACGGCTGATGACCAGGTGGCCGCCGCCGCCCTCGACGCTGAGTTGTGGGTGGGCGGGGACCACCGGGTGGACTTCAACTGGGACGAGGATGTGGTGCTGCACCGGCGCAAGTCCCTCCCGGCCCACCCCAACGGCATGACGTTCCGCGCCCTGGACCATTCAGGAGCCGTGCTCAGCGAGCGAAGCTTCTATTCGATTGGGGGCGGCTTCGTCGTTGACGGGGACGCCGACGCCGGGGACCGGGTAGTGGCCGACACCACCGTCCTGCCCTATCCGTTCACCACGGCGGACCAGCTTCTGGAGATTTGCAGCCGCGAAGGCATGTCCATCTCCGATGTAATGCTCGCCAACGAACTCACCTGGCGCAGCGAAGCGGAACTCCGTGAGAAGCTGCTGGCTCTCTGGGCCGTGATGCGCCAATGCGTGGACAACGGCTGCGCCGCGGAAGGAATCCTTCCGGGCGGACTGAACGTCAGGCGGCGGGCGCCGTCGTTATTCAAAACCCTGACAGCGGACACTGGGGTGACCGACCCGCTCCGTGCGATGGAATGGGTGAATCTGTTCGCCCTGGCGGTCAACGAGGAGAACGCGGCCGGCGGCCGGATTGTGACCGCACCGACGAACGGCGCGGCAGGCATCGTCCCGGCGGTGCTGCACTACTACGAGAAGTTCGTTCCCGGCGCCAACGACGACGGTGTGGTCCGCTTCCTGCTGGCCGCGGCCGCCGTCGGAATCCTGTTCAAAATCAATGCCTCCATCTCCGGCGCCGAAGTGGGCTGCCAGGGTGAGGTGGGTTCTGCCTGCTCCATGGCAGCAGCCGGCCTTTGTGAGGTCCTCGGCGGATCGCCTGCACAGGTGGAAAACGCCGCCGAAGTGGGGATCGAACACAACCTTGGCCTGACCTGCGACCCCGTGGGCGGTCTGGTGCAGATCCCCTGCATCGAACGGAACGCGATCGCCAGTGTCAAAGCCATCAACGCCGCGCGCCTTGCCCTGCACGGCGACGGCAGCCACAAAGTGTCCCTGGATAAGGCCATCAAGACCATGAGGGAAACCGGCGCGGACATGAAGGACAAATACAAGGAAACCTCACGGGGTGGCCTCGCGGTGAACGTGATCGAATGCTGA
- a CDS encoding glycogen debranching N-terminal domain-containing protein: protein MAGWNADTAAGPLGAGTVTLVEGSSFCISSANGDIHPDLPHGVFHRDTRILSHWTLTVNGLALEPLAAELKEPYRALFACRVPRSDGYADSPLIVERLREVGAGILERITIRNYSGVPAECEVALAVGSDFADLFEVKEARVQRRWEESRFPEGDSLSVRGMWEGVHKAVMVKAEGASATADGVTYRVTVPAYDQWTAQLTVVPALEDADPEPKAFGHPTPGEMSPRDRRRQEWVAKIPVLQMGNRSIERTLRRSYDDLGALRIEDPEHPERVVVAAGAPWFMTLFGRDSLWASEMALPVDPSLALGTLKTLADRQGTVVDPMSEEEPGKILHEVRLGVSSGLALGGKSAYYGSVDATPLFVLAVGGVSRWGFAKETINALLPNADRALDWIRDYGDRDGDGFVEYKRLNEHGLINQGWKDSWDGINFADGRLAEPPIALCEVQAYVHGAYVARAWMAYDAGDLDLAADLRDRAARLKQRFNEQFWLPDKGYYAVALDRDKRPVDACASNMGHCLWFGLIDEDKAPLVVERLMSPEMFSGWGVRTLASDMRAYNPASYHNGSVWPHDNALIVAGLMRYGFVEEAQKIATALLEAAEFSDGRLPELFCGFSRDQFARPVPYPTACSPQAWAATTPILLVTSLMRYDAHISQGGLWLDPALPDSYGDVHISNAPMGAGRITIDISGSTASVHGMPEGVEVHHGQRPWITDLVEQAKLRPED, encoded by the coding sequence ATGGCTGGTTGGAATGCCGACACGGCGGCCGGGCCGCTTGGGGCAGGGACAGTGACGTTGGTTGAGGGATCGTCCTTCTGTATTTCTTCGGCCAATGGGGACATCCATCCTGACCTTCCGCATGGAGTCTTCCACCGCGACACCCGCATCCTCTCACACTGGACCCTGACCGTTAACGGCCTGGCGCTGGAGCCCCTGGCTGCGGAATTGAAGGAGCCATACCGGGCGTTGTTCGCATGCCGGGTGCCCCGTTCGGATGGATATGCTGACAGCCCCCTGATTGTGGAACGCCTCCGCGAGGTGGGAGCCGGGATTCTGGAACGGATCACCATCCGCAACTATTCGGGGGTTCCTGCCGAGTGTGAGGTGGCACTGGCCGTGGGTTCGGATTTCGCTGATCTCTTTGAGGTGAAGGAGGCAAGGGTTCAGCGGCGCTGGGAAGAGAGCCGTTTCCCGGAAGGCGATTCGTTGTCAGTGCGAGGCATGTGGGAGGGCGTCCACAAGGCGGTCATGGTCAAAGCCGAAGGAGCCAGTGCTACAGCCGACGGCGTGACTTACCGCGTAACCGTCCCGGCCTATGATCAGTGGACAGCCCAGCTGACTGTTGTTCCTGCACTCGAGGACGCTGATCCTGAACCCAAGGCGTTCGGCCATCCGACGCCCGGCGAAATGTCGCCCCGGGACAGACGCCGCCAGGAGTGGGTGGCGAAGATTCCGGTGCTGCAGATGGGAAACCGCTCCATAGAACGTACCCTGCGGCGCAGCTACGACGATCTGGGTGCGCTGAGAATCGAGGACCCCGAGCATCCGGAGCGCGTGGTGGTGGCGGCCGGTGCGCCATGGTTCATGACCCTGTTTGGGCGGGACTCGCTGTGGGCGTCGGAAATGGCTTTGCCCGTGGACCCTTCCCTGGCGTTGGGCACGCTGAAGACGTTGGCCGACCGGCAGGGCACTGTGGTGGACCCCATGAGCGAGGAAGAGCCGGGCAAGATCCTGCACGAGGTCCGCCTCGGAGTTTCCAGCGGCCTGGCGTTGGGAGGCAAGTCCGCCTACTACGGCAGCGTTGACGCAACCCCGCTGTTCGTGCTTGCCGTGGGAGGTGTAAGCCGCTGGGGATTTGCCAAGGAGACGATTAACGCGCTGCTGCCCAACGCAGACCGGGCGCTGGACTGGATCAGGGACTACGGGGACCGGGATGGTGACGGGTTTGTTGAGTATAAGCGCCTGAACGAACACGGATTAATCAACCAGGGCTGGAAAGACTCCTGGGACGGGATCAACTTCGCCGATGGCCGGCTGGCCGAACCTCCGATCGCACTGTGCGAGGTGCAGGCATACGTCCACGGGGCCTACGTGGCGCGGGCCTGGATGGCCTATGACGCCGGGGACCTGGACCTCGCCGCGGATCTTCGGGACCGCGCCGCACGGCTGAAGCAGCGCTTCAATGAACAGTTCTGGCTTCCGGACAAGGGTTACTACGCCGTGGCCCTGGACCGGGACAAACGGCCGGTGGACGCCTGCGCATCGAATATGGGGCATTGCCTCTGGTTTGGACTCATTGACGAGGATAAGGCGCCGCTGGTTGTGGAGCGGTTGATGTCTCCGGAAATGTTTAGCGGCTGGGGTGTCCGGACGTTGGCCAGCGACATGCGCGCCTACAACCCCGCAAGCTACCACAACGGCTCGGTGTGGCCCCACGACAACGCCCTGATCGTGGCAGGGCTGATGCGCTACGGATTTGTGGAGGAAGCGCAGAAGATTGCCACGGCATTATTGGAAGCGGCTGAATTCTCTGACGGCCGCCTCCCTGAATTGTTCTGTGGCTTCAGCCGTGACCAGTTTGCGCGGCCTGTTCCCTACCCGACCGCCTGCTCGCCGCAGGCATGGGCCGCCACCACACCGATCCTTCTGGTCACCAGCCTCATGCGCTACGACGCCCACATTTCCCAGGGCGGCCTGTGGCTTGACCCCGCGCTTCCAGACTCCTATGGCGACGTCCATATCAGCAACGCCCCCATGGGAGCCGGCAGGATCACCATCGACATCTCCGGGTCCACAGCCTCAGTGCACGGGATGCCCGAAGGCGTTGAAGTACACCATGGCCAACGGCCCTGGATCACCGACCTGGTGGAACAGGCCAAACTCCGCCCGGAGGATTAG